In one Pseudomonas hydrolytica genomic region, the following are encoded:
- the dksA gene encoding RNA polymerase-binding protein DksA: MPTKEKAKSTSQLIRGFEPYQEKKGEEYMSEPMRAHFTSILNKWKLELMQEVDRTVHHMQDEAANFPDPADRASQEEEFSLELRARDRERKLIKKIDETLQLIEDNEYGWCDSCGVEIGIRRLEARPTATLCIDCKTLAEIKEKQIGS, translated from the coding sequence ATGCCCACAAAAGAAAAAGCCAAAAGCACCAGCCAGCTGATTCGTGGTTTCGAGCCTTATCAAGAGAAGAAAGGCGAGGAATACATGAGCGAGCCGATGCGCGCTCACTTCACCAGCATCCTCAACAAGTGGAAGCTGGAGCTGATGCAGGAAGTCGACCGTACCGTGCACCACATGCAGGACGAAGCGGCCAACTTCCCCGATCCGGCCGACCGCGCCAGCCAGGAAGAAGAGTTCAGCCTGGAGCTGCGTGCCCGTGATCGCGAGCGCAAGCTGATCAAGAAGATCGACGAGACCCTGCAGCTGATCGAAGACAACGAGTACGGCTGGTGCGACTCCTGCGGCGTCGAGATCGGCATTCGCCGCCTCGAAGCCCGCCCGACCGCGACCCTGTGCATCGACTGCAAGACGCTGGCGGAAATCAAGGAAAAGCAGATCGGTTCCTGA
- the gluQRS gene encoding tRNA glutamyl-Q(34) synthetase GluQRS, protein MNTAYIGRFAPTPSGYLHFGSLVAALASYLDARAVGGRWLLRMEDLDPPREVPGAQDAILRTLECYGFEWDGELVRQSERHAEYAAVIARLLSQGLAYACICSRKQLEGYAGIYPGFCRDAGHPDQDAAIRLRVPELAYHFVDRVQGEFRQHLGREVGDFVIRRRDGLFAYQLAVVLDDAWQGVTDVVRGADLLDSTPRQLYLQELLGLPQPRYLHVPLIIQPDGHKLGKSYRSPPLPADQAGPLLLRALRALGQQPPTELQGAAPAELLSWGRANWDATRIPRSRTLAEAQLR, encoded by the coding sequence ATGAACACAGCCTATATCGGGCGCTTCGCCCCCACGCCCAGCGGCTATCTGCACTTCGGCTCGCTGGTCGCCGCCCTCGCCTCCTACCTCGATGCCCGCGCCGTTGGCGGCCGCTGGCTGCTGCGCATGGAGGATCTCGACCCACCCCGGGAGGTACCCGGCGCCCAGGATGCGATCCTGCGCACCCTGGAGTGCTACGGTTTCGAGTGGGATGGCGAGTTGGTGCGCCAGAGTGAGCGGCACGCCGAATACGCCGCCGTGATCGCCCGCCTGCTCAGTCAGGGCCTGGCCTATGCCTGCATCTGCTCACGCAAGCAGCTGGAAGGCTACGCCGGTATCTACCCGGGGTTCTGCCGCGATGCCGGCCACCCCGACCAGGACGCGGCGATCCGCCTGCGCGTGCCCGAGCTGGCCTATCACTTCGTCGACCGCGTGCAGGGCGAATTTCGCCAGCACCTGGGGCGCGAGGTGGGCGACTTCGTCATTCGCCGGCGCGACGGCCTGTTCGCCTATCAGCTGGCGGTAGTGCTGGACGATGCCTGGCAGGGTGTCACCGATGTGGTGCGCGGTGCCGACCTGCTCGACTCCACGCCGCGCCAGCTGTATCTGCAGGAGCTGCTCGGGCTGCCACAACCGCGCTACCTGCACGTGCCGCTGATCATCCAGCCCGATGGCCACAAGCTGGGCAAGAGCTACCGCTCGCCACCGCTGCCCGCCGACCAGGCCGGACCTCTGCTGCTGCGCGCCCTGCGTGCCCTGGGCCAGCAACCGCCCACCGAACTGCAAGGCGCCGCTCCGGCCGAGCTGCTGAGCTGGGGCCGCGCCAACTGGGACGCCACGCGCATTCCGCGCAGCCGCACCCTGGCAGAAGCGCAATTGAGGTAG
- a CDS encoding sensor histidine kinase: protein MLTSFSLSELILISAGYLLVLFGVAWVSEHGLIPRWIIRHPLTYTLSLGVYASAWAFYGTVGLAYQYGYGFLASYLGVSGAFLLAPVLLYPILRITRTYQLSSLADLIAFRFRSTWAGVLTTLFMLIGVLPLLALQIQAVADSIGILSREPLQEKVALSYCGLIILFTILFGARHIATREKHEGLVFAIAFESLVKLVALGVIGWYALYQVFGGPRELELWLVQNQAALATLHTPLQEGPWRTLLLVFFASAIVMPHMYHMTFTENLNPRAMVSASWGLPLFLLLMSLAVPLILWAGLKLGATTNPEYFTLGLGIAVNSEALALLAYVGGLSASSGLIIVSTLALSGMALNHLVLPLYQPPAEGNIYRWLKWTRRALIAFIIMAGYGFYLLLGAQQDLANLGIVAFVATLQFLPGVLSVLYWQTANRRGFLAGLLAGISVWALTMLLPLLGNLEGFYLPLFNVVYVLDDASWHLAAIASLAANVLVFTLVSLFTEASPEEKSAAEACAVDNVRRPQRRELVAVSPQDFAAQLAKPLGAKTAQREVEQALRDLHLPFDEGRPYALRRLRDRIEANLSGLMGPSVAQDIVETFLPYKSGSEGYVTEDIHFIESRLEDYQSRLTGLAAELDALRRYHRQTLQELPMGVCSLAKDQEILMWNRAMEELTEIPAQRIVGSRLSALAEPWQSLLQDFIERPDQHLHKQHLAVDGQIRWLNLHKAAIDEPLAPGNSGLVLLVEDQTETQMLEDKLVHSERLASIGRLAAGVAHEIGNPITGIACLAQNLREERETDAELAEISGQILEQTKRVSRIVQSLMSFAHSGGHQHSDEPVCLADVAQDAIGLLSLNKRNFEIQFYNLCDPEHWAEGDPQRLAQVLINLLSNARDASPPGGAIRVRSEASEHTVDLIVEDEGSGIPKAIIDRLFEPFFTTKDPGEGTGLGLALVYSIVEEHYGQITIDSPADPERQLGTRIRVTLPRHVEATSVAM, encoded by the coding sequence ATGCTGACGAGCTTTAGCCTGAGCGAACTGATCCTGATCAGCGCCGGCTATCTGCTGGTGCTGTTCGGCGTTGCCTGGGTCAGCGAACACGGTCTGATCCCGCGTTGGATCATCCGCCATCCGCTGACCTACACCCTGTCACTGGGCGTCTACGCCAGCGCCTGGGCCTTCTACGGCACGGTGGGCCTGGCCTATCAGTACGGCTACGGCTTTCTTGCCAGCTACCTCGGGGTGTCCGGTGCCTTCCTGCTGGCACCGGTGCTGCTTTATCCGATCCTGCGCATCACCCGCACCTACCAGTTGTCGTCGCTGGCCGACCTGATCGCCTTCCGCTTTCGCAGCACCTGGGCGGGTGTGCTGACCACTCTGTTCATGCTGATCGGCGTACTGCCGCTGCTGGCCCTGCAGATTCAGGCGGTGGCCGACTCCATCGGCATCCTCAGCCGCGAGCCGCTGCAGGAGAAGGTGGCGCTGAGCTACTGCGGGCTGATCATCCTCTTCACCATTCTCTTCGGCGCACGCCATATCGCCACGCGCGAGAAACACGAGGGTCTGGTGTTCGCCATCGCCTTCGAATCGCTGGTCAAGCTGGTCGCCCTCGGCGTCATCGGCTGGTATGCGCTGTACCAGGTGTTCGGCGGCCCACGTGAACTGGAACTGTGGCTGGTGCAGAACCAGGCGGCGCTGGCCACGCTGCACACGCCGCTGCAGGAAGGTCCGTGGCGCACCCTGCTGCTGGTGTTCTTCGCCTCGGCCATCGTCATGCCGCACATGTATCACATGACCTTCACCGAGAACCTCAATCCACGCGCCATGGTCAGCGCCAGCTGGGGCCTGCCGCTGTTCCTGCTGCTGATGAGCCTGGCCGTGCCGCTGATCCTCTGGGCCGGCCTCAAGCTCGGCGCCACCACCAACCCGGAATACTTCACCCTGGGCCTGGGCATCGCGGTGAACAGCGAGGCGCTGGCGCTGCTCGCCTATGTCGGCGGCCTGTCGGCTTCCAGCGGCCTGATCATCGTCAGCACCCTGGCACTGTCCGGCATGGCGCTGAACCACCTGGTGCTGCCGCTGTACCAGCCACCGGCCGAAGGCAACATCTACCGCTGGCTGAAGTGGACCCGCCGCGCGCTGATCGCCTTCATCATCATGGCCGGTTACGGCTTCTACCTGCTGCTCGGTGCCCAGCAGGACCTGGCCAACCTGGGCATCGTCGCCTTCGTCGCCACCCTGCAGTTCCTGCCTGGCGTGCTCTCGGTGCTGTACTGGCAGACGGCCAATCGCCGCGGTTTCCTCGCCGGGCTGCTGGCCGGAATCAGCGTCTGGGCGCTGACCATGCTGCTGCCGCTGCTGGGCAATCTGGAAGGCTTCTACCTGCCGCTGTTCAACGTGGTCTACGTGCTCGACGACGCCAGCTGGCACCTGGCGGCGATCGCCTCGCTGGCCGCCAACGTGCTGGTGTTCACCCTGGTTTCGCTGTTCACCGAAGCCAGCCCCGAGGAAAAGAGCGCCGCCGAAGCCTGCGCGGTGGACAACGTGCGCCGCCCGCAGCGCCGCGAACTGGTGGCGGTATCGCCACAGGACTTCGCCGCCCAGCTGGCCAAACCGCTGGGCGCCAAGACCGCCCAGCGCGAGGTGGAGCAGGCCCTGCGCGACCTGCACCTGCCCTTCGACGAGGGCCGCCCCTACGCGCTGCGTCGCCTGCGCGACCGCATCGAAGCCAACCTCTCCGGCCTGATGGGACCGAGCGTGGCGCAGGACATCGTCGAGACCTTCCTGCCCTACAAATCCGGCAGCGAGGGCTACGTCACCGAGGACATCCACTTCATCGAAAGCCGCCTGGAGGATTACCAGTCGCGCCTCACCGGCCTGGCCGCCGAACTCGACGCGCTGCGCCGCTACCACCGCCAGACCCTGCAGGAACTGCCGATGGGCGTGTGCTCGCTGGCCAAGGATCAGGAGATCCTGATGTGGAACCGGGCCATGGAAGAGCTCACCGAGATTCCCGCGCAGCGCATCGTCGGCTCGCGCCTGTCGGCCCTGGCCGAACCCTGGCAGAGCCTACTGCAGGATTTCATCGAGCGTCCTGATCAACACCTGCACAAACAGCACCTGGCCGTCGATGGCCAGATCCGCTGGCTCAACCTGCACAAGGCCGCCATCGACGAGCCGCTGGCCCCCGGCAATAGCGGCCTGGTGCTGCTGGTCGAGGACCAGACCGAAACCCAGATGCTCGAAGACAAGCTGGTGCACTCCGAGCGCCTGGCCAGCATCGGCCGCCTGGCTGCCGGCGTGGCCCACGAGATCGGCAATCCCATCACCGGCATCGCCTGCCTGGCGCAGAACCTGCGTGAAGAGCGCGAGACCGACGCCGAGCTGGCCGAAATCAGCGGGCAGATACTGGAACAGACCAAGCGCGTCTCGCGCATCGTCCAGTCGCTGATGAGCTTCGCCCACTCCGGGGGCCACCAGCATAGCGACGAGCCGGTGTGCCTGGCCGACGTGGCCCAGGACGCCATCGGCCTGCTGTCGCTGAACAAGCGCAACTTCGAGATCCAGTTCTACAACCTCTGCGACCCGGAACACTGGGCCGAGGGCGATCCGCAGCGTCTGGCGCAGGTGCTGATCAACCTGCTGTCCAACGCCCGCGACGCCTCGCCACCCGGCGGCGCCATCCGCGTGCGCAGCGAGGCCAGCGAACATACCGTCGACCTGATCGTCGAGGACGAAGGCAGCGGCATTCCCAAGGCGATCATCGATCGCCTGTTCGAGCCGTTCTTCACCACCAAGGACCCCGGCGAGGGGACCGGCCTGGGCCTCGCGCTGGTCTATTCGATCGTGGAAGAGCATTATGGACAAATAACAATCGACAGCCCGGCCGACCCCGAGCGCCAACTGGGCACTCGCATCAGGGTCACCCTGCCAAGGCATGTCGAGGCGACGTCCGTAGCGATGTAA